One genomic segment of Panicum virgatum strain AP13 chromosome 2N, P.virgatum_v5, whole genome shotgun sequence includes these proteins:
- the LOC120658444 gene encoding uncharacterized protein LOC120658444 encodes MGKQQQAPPSRRSPAMSAPPPPRRRKKKGRPSLLDLQKRSLRLEQQLQEQQQPQARRSNRRDPGCADDEDDDGPASGSGRREKKLRLVMGLHDGSAKGEKTRKATAGREEPSDSGPTTPLPNKKLLVFILDRLQKKDTYGVFSEPVDPEEVCLCFQR; translated from the exons ATGggcaagcagcagcaggcgccacCGTCGCGGCGGTCCCCGGCGAtgtcggcgcctccgccgccgcggcgccggaagaagaagggccgcccgtcgctgctcgaCCTCCAGAAGCGCAGCCTCCGCCTCgagcagcagctgcaggagcagcagcagccccagGCGCGCCGCTCCAACCGCCGGGACCCCGGCTGcgccgacgacgaggacgatGACGGGCCCGCATCCGGCTCTGGCCGCCGCGAGAAGAAGCTCCGCCTCGTCATGGGCCTCCACGACGGATCGGCCAAG ggagAAAAGACTAGGAAAGCGACGGCTGGGCGTGAAG AACCTTCAGATTCCGGGCCCACAACACCTTTGCCGAACAAAAAGTTATTGGTCTTCATCCTTGATAGGCTACAGAA GAAGGACACTTATGGTGTATTCTCAGAGCCTGTTGATCCTGAAGAGGTATGTTTGTGCTTTCAAAGATGA